A genomic segment from Capra hircus breed San Clemente chromosome 15, ASM170441v1, whole genome shotgun sequence encodes:
- the BIRC3 gene encoding baculoviral IAP repeat-containing protein 3, which produces MNIVENSVFLSNLMKSANMFELKYDFSCELYRMSTYSAFPAGVPVSERSLARAGFYYTGVNDKVKCFCCGLMLDNWKQGDNPIEKHKKLYPSCSFVQNLNSINVSGAASQPTFPSSLTNSTHSLLPSLENSGYFSGSYSSFPSNLLNSGPNQDFSALRISSYPCAMNTEKARLLTFQMWPLTFLSPTDLAKAGFYYIGPGDRVACFACGGTLSNWEPKDDAMSEHLRHFPRCPFLGNQLQGTSRYTASNLSMQTYAARIKTFCSWPSSVPVHPEQLASAGFYYVGHSDDVKCFCCDGGLRCWESEDDPWVEHAKWFPRCEYLIQIKGQEFISRVQASYPHLLEQLLSTSNNPEDENAESPIIHFGPGENHSEDSVMMNTPVVNAALEMGFSRRLVKQTVQSKILMTGENYKTISDLVLDLLNAEDEIREEEKERATEERESDDLSLIRKNRMALFQHLTCVLPILDSLLTARVISEQDHDVIKQKTQTSLQARDLIDTILVKGNFAATVFKNSLQEIDPMLYKRLFVQQDIKYIPTENVSDLPIEEQLRRLQEERTCKVCMDKEVSIVFIPCGHLVVCKDCAPSLRKCPICRGTIKGTVRTFLS; this is translated from the exons ATGAACATAGTAGAAAATAGTGTATTCTTATCAAATTTGATGAAGAGTGCCAACATGTTTGAACTGAAGTATGACTTTTCATGTGAGCTCTACCGAATGTCAACATATTCAGCTTTCCCTGCCGGTGTTCCTGTCTCAGAAAGGAGTCTTGCTCGTGCTGGTTTTTATTACACTGGTGTGAATGACAAGGTCAAATGCTTCTGTTGTGGACTGATGCTGGATAACTGGAAACAAGGAGACAATCCTATTGAGAAGCATAAAAAGTTGTATCCTAGCTGTAGCTTTGTTCAGAATCTAAATTCAATTAACGTTTCAGGAGCTGCTTCTCAGCCTACTTTTCCTTCTTCATTAACAAATTCCACGCATTCACTACTTCCCAGTTTGGAAAACAGTGGCTACTTCAGTGGCTCTTATTCAAGCTTTCCATCAAATCTTTTAAACTCTGGACCAAATCAAGATTTTTCTGCCTTGAGGATAAGTTCCTACCCTTGTGCAATGAATACTGAAAAAGCCAGATTACTTACCTTCCAGATGTGGCCGTTGACTTTTCTGTCACCAACAGACCTGGCAAAAGCAGGCTTTTACTACATAGGACCTGGAGACAGAGTGGCTTGCTTTGCCTGTGGTGGAACATTGAGCAATTGGGAACCGAAGGATGATGCTATGTCAGAACACCTGAGACATTTCCCCCGCTGTCCGTTTTTAGGAAATCAGCTCCAAGGCACTTCAAGGTACACTGCTTCTAATCTGAGCATGCAGACATATGCAGCTCGCATTAAAACGTTCTGCAGCTGGCCCTCTAGTGTTCCAGTTCATCCTGAGCAGCTTGCAAGCGCAGGTTTTTATTATGTGG GTCACAGTGATGATGTGAAATGCTTTTGCTGTGATGGTGGACTGAGGTGTTGGGAATCTGAAGATGATCCATGGGTGGAACATGCCAAGTGGTTTCCACG aTGTGAATACTTAATACAGATTAAAGGACAAGAGTTCATTAGTCGAGTTCAAGCCAGTTACCCTCATCTACTTGAACAG CTGTTATCTACTTCAAACAATCCAGAAGATGAAAATGCAGAGTCACCAA TTATTCATTTTGGACCTGGAGAAAACCATTCAGAAGATTCAGTCATGATGAATACACCTGTGGTTAACGCTGCTTTGGAAATGGGCTTTAGTAGAAGGCTGGTAAAGCAGACAGTTCAGAGTAAAATCCTAATGACTGGGGAGAATTATAAAACCATCAGTGATCTTGTATTAGATTTACTTAATGCGGAAGATGAAAtaagggaagaggagaaagaaagagcaacTGAGGAAAGAGAATCAG ATGACCTGTCATTAATCCGGAAGAATAGAATGGCACTTTTTCAACATTTGACTTGTGTGCTTCCAATTCTGGATAGTCTCCTAACTGCCAGGGTGATTAGTGAACAAGACCATGATGTTattaaacagaaaacacaaacaTCTTTACAAGCAAGAGACCTGATTGATACTATTTTAGTGAAAGGAAATTTTGCAGCCACCGTATTCAAAAACTCTCTACAAGAAATTGATCCCATGTTATACAAGCGTTTATTTg TGCAACAAGACATAAAATACATTCCTACAGAAAATGTTTCag aTTTACCAATAGAAGAACAATTGAGGAGACTACAAGAAGAAAGAACATGTAAAGTGTGTATGGACAAAGAAGTGTCCATAGTGTTTATTCCTTGTGGTCATCTGGTAGTTTGCAAAGACTGTGCCCCTTCTCTAAGAAAATGCCCTATTTGTAGAGGTACAATCAAGGGTACAGTTCGTACATTTCTTTCATGA